One genomic segment of Ipomoea triloba cultivar NCNSP0323 chromosome 9, ASM357664v1 includes these proteins:
- the LOC116029554 gene encoding uncharacterized protein LOC116029554: MLSAIPDCIYCGAKRLQYEPPGFCCCKGEVVLVANGMPPTLKALYTSPDKSYNNFRSCVRTYNNTFAFTSLGIHNYEKDLCRRNKGIYTFKVQGQIYHFINDLLPDGCPPRNLQLYFYDTDHEVENRVCEVGHLDEKIVSDLIEVMSHNPYAKFFRSLKDLVHSDEFSISLQSCPSLDQRIYNAPTTSQVAAVWIEDFEGSGDNRNIRVYAHSGRAQNIQYYYGCYDPLQYPLLFPFGDAGWHEGIERVFPNNTSTRNTYASALYINANDVSNVEELLQAEETVFREGKKRRSVSCREYYAYKFQMRSGDTSLLLHTGRLFQQFIVDIYIKVETQRLDYFRKKQQLCRSENFQGLVDSVSTGAVFGNDVGRRVILPSSFIGGPRDMRGRYMDAMSLVQNFGKPDFFLTITCNPNWPEIKRLLEFNDEAQNRPDLVARVFHAKLQELKNDITKKHFFGEISAYTYVIEFQKRGLPHDNFLIILKNKSMMASSSFVDEYVCAEIPNKETQPTLYDLVKKHMVHGPCGSLNQTCPCMVQKKCQTSPSCKSKYPRSFCPETRFDDDSYPIYKRRNTSFFVQIKGFKLDNRWIIPYNPQLLLKFDCHINVEVCATIKSVKYIYKYIYKGHDRVRMSLADNISDYVIDEIKEYQNARWISPPEAAWRIYGFAIAELKPAVIQLQVHLENSQYINFYGHERIIHIVSREEACRTMLTEFFSMNLANEYAKMMNLLYVEFPCHFVWCKSTKSWKPRKQLKVIGRLVTVNPTEGERYYLRMLLMNVRAPTSFESLKTVNGYFAETFREAAEKLGLLSGDSIIEQSLDEALLFQMPSSLRKLFAMLLIFCDLSNPRSLWIKYKSYMCQDFLRNGLHTIDESESLVLKLIANNLHKMGKNLYDYNLVDTFTELDIATTMTHEIMYERSLEVSESDLAGVQKLNACQRAAFDTIIENVFANKGGIYFVDGPAGTGKGGIYFVDGPAGTGKSGIYFVDGPAGTGKTFIYFVDGPAGTGKTFLYRCLLATGTGKTFLYRCLLATVRSRGFLDRCLLATVRSRGFLVLATATSGIAASILPGGRTAHSRFKLPLDGDDKHICNIGKQTAEARLLKECKLILWDEASMANRKIIESLDTSLKDIMECNDLFGGKVIVFGGDFRQTLPIVRHGKKEDFIEACLVKSSLIWPHIRRLTLTQNMRAQEDHTFADYLMRIGNGSEKMDLQNKIKVSSHFLIKNNGCRPPLDVLFESVYPDLGLFSNDPYSLMERAILTTKNEFVDEINFLLLDKFPGANKTYISYDEPSDSKYLHCQDYLHTLSPAGLPPHMLCLKKSCPVILLRNLNPCEGLCNGTRLICDAFGDHIISCVIAVGEYKGKHVLIPRIPLQTSKDDKCVIPFKRTQFPIKVCFAMTINKS, encoded by the coding sequence ATGTTATCCGCGATTCCTGATTGTATTTATTGTGGAGCGAAGCGACTTCAATATGAACCTCCTGGATTTTGTTGTTGTAAGGGTGAAGTTGTTCTTGTGGCGAACGGAATGCCACCGACTTTAAAGGCATTATACACCAGCCCTGATAAGAGCTACAATAATTTCCGTTCGTGCGTtaggacttacaacaacacgtTTGCTTTTACTTCGCTTGGTATTCATAACTATGAAAAAGATTTGTGTAGGAGAAATAAAGGCATTTATACTTTCAAAGTGCAAGGACAAATTTACCATTTTATAAATGACTTATTGCCTGATGGTTGTCCCCCCCGCAATCTACAACTCTATTTTTACGACACTGATCATGAAGTAGAGAATAGAGTTTGCGAAGTTGGTCATTTAGATGAGAAAATTGTCTCAGATCTTATCGAGGTCATGTCTCACAACCCATATGCTAAATTCTTTCGGAGTCTTAAGGATCTTGTGCATTCTGATGAGTTTAGCATTTCGCTGCAATCATGTCCTTCGCTTGACCAGAGGATTTATAATGCACCAACAACTTCTCAAGTTGCTGCAGTGTGGATTGAAGATTTTGAGGGCTCTGGAGATAATAGGAACATAAGGGTATACGCACACAGTGGTCGTGCTCAGAATATCCAATATTATTATGGTTGTTATGATCCATTACAGTACCCTTTGTTGTTCCCATTCGGTGATGCTGGATGGCATGAGGGTATTGAACGAGTTTTTCCAAACAATACTTCAACTCGCAATACATATGCCAGTGCATTGTATATCAATGCTAATGATGTATCAAATGTTGAAGAATTACTTCAAGCTGAGGAAACTGTATTCCGAGAAGGGAAAAAACGTCGTTCAGTATCTTGCAGGGAATATTACGCATACAAATTTCAAATGCGTTCAGGTGACACATCATTATTACTACATACTGGCAGACTGTTTCAACAATTTATTGTTGACATATATATCAAGGTCGAAACACAACGTCTTGATTATTTTAGGAAGAAACAACAACTTTGTAGGTCAGAGAATTTTCAAGGGTTGGTTGACAGTGTCAGTACCGGTGCGGTATTTGGTAATGATGTTGGTCGCAGAGTTATCTTACCTTCGTCGTTCATTGGAGGACCTAGGGATATGCGTGGGCGATATATGGATGCGATGTCACTTGTCCAAAACTTTGGTAAACCAGATTTTTTCCTAACTATAACATGCAATCCAAATTGGCCAGAAATTAAACGTCTTTTGGAATTCAATGACGAGGCACAGAATAGGCCAGATTTGGTTGCAAGAGTATTTCATGctaaattgcaagaattaaagaatgacattacaaaaaaacatttctttggTGAGATTTCTGCATACACATATGTGATTGAATTCCAAAAAAGAGGTCTTCCACATGATAATTTCCTTATTATTCTCAAAAACAAATCCATGATGGCGTCGTCTTCTTTTGTTGACGAATACGTGTGTGCAGAAATCCCAAATAAGGAAACGCAGCCAACGTTGTATGACCTTGTAAAAAAACATATGGTTCATGGCCCTTGTGGTTCTCTTAATCAAACATGTCCTTGCATGGTCCAAAAGAAATGCCAAACTTCACCCTCTTGCAAAAGCAAGTACCCTCGTTCATTCTGTCCTGAGACTAGGTTTGATGATGACTCATACCCTATTTATAAGAGGCGAAATACCTCTTTTTTTGTTCAGATTAAAGGGTTTAAGCTTGACAATCGATGGATCATTCCGTATAATCCTCAATTATTGTTGAAATTTGATTGCCACATAAATGTTGAGGTTTGTGCAACCATTAAGTCTgtcaagtatatatacaaatatatttataaaggcCATGATAGAGTTCGCATGTCTTTGGCTGATAACATAAGCGATTATGTGATTGACGAGATTAAAGAATACCAGAATGCACGATGGATTTCTCCCCCTGAAGCTGCATGGCGAATATATGGTTTTGCAATAGCCGAGCTAAAACCCGCTGTTATTCAATTGCAAGTGCATTTGGAAAATTcccaatatataaatttttatggacaTGAAAGAATAATTCATATTGTTAGTAGGGAAGAAGCATGTCGTACCATGTTGACAGAATTCTTTTCTATGAATCTAGCAAATGAATATGCGAAAATGATGAATTTGCTTTATGTTGAATTCCCTTGCCATTTTGTTTGGTGCAAATCAACAAAGTCTTGGAAGCCAAGGAAACAACTGAAGGTCATCGGTAGGCTTGTAACTGTTAACCCAACTGAAGGAGAACGATACTATTTGCGAATGTTGTTGATGAACGTAAGGGCACCCACATCGTTTGAATCCTTAAAAACTGTTAATGGTTACTTTGCTGAAACTTTCCGTGAGGCAGCTGAAAAACTCGGACTTTTATCTGGAGATTCAATCATTGAACAATCACTAGATGAAGCGTTGCTATTCCAAATGCCATCGAGTTTGAGGAAGTTATTTGCAATGCTTCTGATCTTTTGTGATCTTTCAAATCCTCGTTCACTTTGgataaaatacaaatcttaCATGTGCCAAGACTTCTTAAGGAATGGATTGCACACGATTGATGAAAGTGAATCATTAGTCCTCAAGTTGATTGCAAACAACTTGCACAAAATGGGAAAAAACTTATATGATTACAACTTGGTTGATACGTTTACTGAACTTGATATAGCAACAACAATGACTCATGAAATAATGTATGAGCGAAGTTTGGAAGTTAGCGAGTCTGACTTGGCAGGCGTGCAGAAGTTGAATGCTTGCCAACGTGCAGCATTTGACACTATCATTGAAAATGTCTTTGCGAACAAAGGCGGCATATATTTTGTTGATGGACCAGCAGGGACAGGCAAAGGCGGCATATATTTTGTTGATGGACCAGCAGGGACAGGCAAGAGCGGCATATATTTTGTTGATGGACCAGCAGGGACAGGCaagacttttatatattttgttgatgGACCAGCAGGGACAGGCAAGACTTTTCTATATCGATGCTTACTGGCGACAGGGACAGGCAAGACTTTTCTATATCGATGCTTACTGGCGACTGTTAGATCTAGGGGTTTTCTTGATCGATGCTTACTGGCGACTGTTAGATCTAGGGGTTTTCTTGTTCTTGCAACTGCAACTTCTGGAATCGCCGCATCAATACTTCCGGGCGGTCGCACTGCACACTCTCGTTTCAAATTGCCACTCGATGGGGATGATAAACACATTTGCAATATAGGCAAACAAACTGCTGAGGCCCGATTACTCAAAGAATGCAAATTAATTCTTTGGGATGAGGCTTCGATGGCAAATCGAAAGATTATTGAGAGTCTTGATACAAGCTTAAAGGATATTATGGAGTGTAATGATTTATTTGGTGGAAAAGTCATTGTATTTGGAGGTGATTTTAGGCAGACACTGCCAATTGTAAGGCatggaaaaaaagaagattttaTTGAAGCATGTTTAGTTAAGTCAAGTTTGATATGGCCACACATTCGACGATTGACTTTAACGCAAAACATGCGTGCACAGGAAGATCATACCTTTGCTGATTATTTAATGAGGATTGGTAATGGTTCAGAAAAAATGGATTTGCAAAACAAGATCAAAGTTTCATCtcattttctaattaaaaataatggttGTAGACCACCATTAGACGTTCTGTTTGAATCTGTCTACCCAGATTTGGGCTTATTTTCCAATGATCCATACTCATTGATGGAAAGAGCAATATTGACAACAAAGAATGAATTTGTTGACGAAATTAATTTTCTCTTGTTAGACAAGTTCCCTGGTGCAAATAAGACTTACATAAGTTATGATGAACCAAGTGATTCAAAATATTTACATTGCCAAGATTATTTACACACATTGTCTCCTGCTGGATTGCCTCCACATATGTTGTGCTTAAAAAAAAGTTGTCCTGTGATATTACTAAGGAATCTCAATCCATGTGAAGGTTTGTGCAATGGTACAAGGCTTATATGTGATGCGTTTGGAGATCATATCATAAGTTGTGTTATTGCAGTCGGAGAATACAAGGGTAAACATGTATTGATACCTAGGATACCACTTCAGACATCGAAGGATGATAAATGTGTCATTCCATTCAAAAGAACTCAATTCCCGATAAAAGTTTGCTTTGCAATGACAATTAATAAATCATAA
- the LOC116029555 gene encoding uncharacterized protein LOC116029555: MTEGIQIDLQLSQGKFPIVIAQGVHVNAFQGITLSTRYDTTIEVNPPGQHATVLNKWKDNNLSVIYKTIVDKTYLDSFLTLSNALQQPKCTFAEIDNELKQKPIAWVRGKLSFL, from the exons ATGACTGAAGGAATTCAAATTGATTTACAACTTAGTCAAGGCAAATTTCCGATTGTTATTGCTCAGGGAGTTCATGTAAATGCATTCCAAG GTATTACACTGAGTACGAGATATGATACCACTATCGAAGTAAATCCACCCGGACAACATGCAACGGTTCTTAATAAATG GAAAGACAACAACTTAAGCGTTATCTACAAAACAATTGTAGACAAAACTTATCTTGACTCTTTTCTCACACTCTCAAACGCATTGCAACAACCAAAGTGCACCTTTGCTGAAATTGACAATGAATTAAAGCAG AAACCTATTGCATGGGTTAGAGGGAAGCTTAGTTTCCTGTAG
- the LOC116028346 gene encoding uncharacterized protein LOC116028346, with protein sequence MANYVSSSSHSHSLSCSDFEDTSFWNELNLPSLLQIENELYTLLEPSVEGEQVIDAEPVAQVVPPVLPKPLEEVAVEEKKNTPVKKTLCDSRTITKEMISSYFHLPISEAAVQLKVKLYTKFNKVVAPPNN encoded by the exons ATGGCAAATTATGTTTCATCCTCATCTCATTCTCATTCGCTTTCTTGTTCTGACTTTGAAGATACTTCCTTTTGGAATGAACTAAATCTACCTTCTCTTTTGCAGATTGAGAATGAGTTGTACACACTACTAGAACCATCTGTTGAAGGTGAACAAGTTATTGACGCTGAGCCGGTCGCCCAAGTTGTTCCACCTGTTTTACCTAAACCTTTGGAAGAGGTTGCAgtcgaggaaaaaaaaaacactccgGTGAAGAAAACCTTGTGTGATTCAAGAACGATCACTAAGGAAATGATCTCAAGTTATTTCCATCTTCCGATTAGTGAAGCAGCGGTACAATTAAAG GTAAAACTTTACACCAAATTCAACAAAGTTGTTGCTCCGCCGAACAATTAG
- the LOC116029556 gene encoding protein RKD1-like, protein MLCGQNDVPLEAPPVVAELSNSTEIIVFDKRTSKHWGLNTISKFFHLPAAQAARELNVSEDKLKRMCTKLGIKRWPYRKLQSMDNLLENLQYLSKDKTYAVNKEKVIELQKEKERMLKDPNIELRAETQVIRESSRKKRRYQHLMDIAHAAKYDNSWKLHGVKSEVIDEPP, encoded by the coding sequence ATGCTATGTGGCCAGAACGATGTTCCACTTGAGGCGCCTCCAGTTGTAGCTGAATTATCCAACTCAACTGAAATCATTGTATTTGACAAGAGAACCTCTAAACACTGGGGTTTAAATactatttcaaaattcttccactTACCCGCAGCCCAAGCAGCAAGGGAGCTCAATGTAAGTGAAGATAAGTTGAAGAGAATGTGTACAAAATTGGGAATTAAACGATGGCCATACCGGAAATTGCAAAGCATGGACAACCTTCTTGAGAACTTACAATATCTCAGCAAAGACAAAACATATGCTGTCAACAAAGAGAAAGTTATTGAGCTTCAAAAGGAAAAGGAACGAATGTTAAAGGACCCAAACATTGAGTTACGTGCAGAGACTCAAGTAATTAGGGAATcttcaagaaagaaaagaagatatcaACATTTGATGGATATTGCACACGCTGCTAAATATGACAATTCATGGAAACTTCATGGCGTCAAATCAGAAGTGATAGATGAACCACCTTAA